In Ahaetulla prasina isolate Xishuangbanna chromosome 5, ASM2864084v1, whole genome shotgun sequence, the following are encoded in one genomic region:
- the BCL9 gene encoding B-cell CLL/lymphoma 9 protein isoform X1 encodes MHSSNPKVRNSPSGNAQSSPKSKQEVMVRPPTVMSPSGNPQLDSKFSNQGKQGGSTGQSQPSPCDPKSGAHTPKVLPGQGGSMGLKNGAGNGSKGKGKRERSISADSFEQRDGGTPSDESEIKDLGSAEHTKSQDASHTTHSMVPSNSSVPRSSTPSHGQTTTSEPGSIQKTPSKVVYVFSTDMANKAAEAVLKGQVETIVSFHIQNISNKAERNSVSLNTQLPPLRNDTKPQVPSQLPTSQEQTPPQNAKMQQTPPIPVPAPAPKSTSSSCPVDQDNPGLESNVMPAGSPANSTPLQAEGFGQTSTPNNRAVSPVSQGSNSSTADPKGPNQQVSGGDPPNMGENPDGLSQEQLEHRERSLQTLRDIQRMLFPDEKEFAGGQTGGSQPNSAVLDGPQKKSEGPIQAMMAQSQSLGKGPGPRTEGGAAFGSQGHRDMPFSPDEVGPPSINSQSGPIGPDHLDHMTPEQVAWLKLQQEFYEEKRRKQEQVVQQCSLQDMIVHQHGPRGLVRGPPPPYQMTPGDGWGPGGPEPFPESITMSHSLPPRGMAPHPNVPSSQMRLPGFSGMINPDIEGPNVPNTTGRPGLSGVPWPDDVPKISDGRNFPPGPGVFSGPGRGERFPNPQGLPEDIFQQQLAEKQLGLPSGISIEGIRPGMELNRMIPPQRHMEPGNNPLFPRMPLEGPMSPSRGEFPKGIPPQMAANRELEFGIGPSSMKGDVNLNVNITSNPPMLPQKMREAGVGPEEIMKMRPGISEMLPAQQKMVPLPFGDHPQQDYGIGPRPFHPMSQGPGVGLRNHREQIGPDQRTNNRLSHMPPLPLNPSSNPNSLNTTPPVQRNLGRKPLDVSVGASQVHSPGINPLKSPTMRQVQSPMLGSPSGNLKSPQTPSQLAGILAGPTTAAAAASIKSPPVMGSAAASPVHLKSPSLPAPSPGWTSSPKPPLQSPGIPPNHKASLAMSSPAMMGNVESGVAPPSTVSQNAPVTLSGNLPSSSPYTIPPEPTLSQNPLSIMMSRMSKFAMPSSTPLYHDAIKTVASSDDDSPPARSPNLPSINNLSGMGINPQNPRVSGPNQAGSMATLSPMGMTQPLTHSNQLPSPNAMGANIPPHGVPVGPGLMSHNPMMGHSSQDPPMVPQGRLGFPQGFPPVQSPPQQVPFPHNGPSGGQGNFPAGMSFHGEGPLGRPTSMPQSSTDPALCKSGGPGGPDTFTVLGNNMPSVFSDPELQEVIRPGATGIPEFDLSRIIPSEKPSQTLQYFPRGEVPGRKQPQNVGPGYSHIQGMMGEQNPRMGLALPGMGVPGGTPDIPLGTASSMPGHNPMRPPAFLQQGMMGPHHRMMSPAQTAMPGQPTLMSNPVGMIPGKDRAAAGLYSHPGPVGSPGMMMSMQGMIAPQQNIMIPPQMRPRGMAADVGMGGFSQGPGNPGNIMF; translated from the exons ATGCATTCCAGTAACCCCAAAGTGAGAAATTCCCCGTCAGGAAATGCCCAGAG TAGTCCTAAGTCAAAACAGGAGGTGATGGTCCGTCCCCCTACAGTGATGTCCCCATCCGGCAACCCGCAACTGGACTCTAAATTCTCCAATCAGGGTAAACAGGGGGGTTCAACAGGCCAATCCCAGCCTTCTCCATGTGATCCCAAGAGTGGGGCCCATACACCAAAAGTGCTTCCAGGACAAGGAGGAAGCATGGGGTTGAAGAATGGGGCTGGCAATGGgtcaaaagggaaaggaaagagagaaaggagcatTTCAGCCGACTCGTTTGAACAGAGAGACGGTGGAACTCCCAGTGATGAATCAGAAATCAAAG atCTCGGTTCTGCTGAACATACAAAATCACAAGATGCATCACATACAACACACTCCATGGTTCCGTCAAATAGTTCAGTTCCCCGGTCTTCCACCCCTTCCCATGGTCAAACTACAACTTCAGAACCAGGAAGCATACAGAAGACGCCATCCAAAGTGGTCTATGTTTTTTCAACAGACATGGCTAACAA GGCTGCGGAAGCTGTATTGAAGGGACAAGTAGAAACCATTGTCTCTTTTCACATTCAGAACATCTCTAACAAGGCAGAACGAAACAGTGTATCCTTG AACACTCAGCTTCCGCCTCTCCGAAATGACACAAAGCCTCAAGTTCCATCACAGCTGCCTACTTCTCAAGAACAAACTCCTCCCCAGAATGCAAAAATGCAGCAGACTCCTCCCATTCCAGTTCCAGCACCAGCACCTAAATCTACTAGTTCTTCTTGCCCTGTTGACCAAGACAATCCTGGCCTAGAAAGTAATGTGATGCCTGCAGGAAGTCCTGCTAACTCTACTCCTCTACAAGCTGAAGGATTTGGGCAAACTTCAACCCCCAATAATCGAGCAGTTAGTCCAGTTTCCCAAGGAAGTAATAGTTCCACTGCAGATCCTAAAGGTCCCAACCAGCAAGTATCTGGAGGAGATCCACCAAACATGGGTGAAAATCCAGATGGGCTATCCCAGGAACAACTGGAGCATAGAGAACGTTCGTTACAAACTTTGCGAGATATTCAGCGAATGCTTTTCCCAGATGAAAAAGAATTTGCTGGAGGCCAAACTGGGGGGTCCCAGCCAAATTCTGCAGTTCTGGATGGTCCCCAAAAGAAATCTGAAGGACCAATACAGGCAATGATGGCCCAATCTCAAAGTTTAGGTAAAGGGCCAGGACCCCGGACAGAAGGAGGGGCTGCATTTGGTTCCCAAGGGCACAGAGACATGCCATTTTCACCAGATGAAGTTGGACCACCATCCATTAATTCTCAATCTGGTCCTATTGGACCAGACCatctggatcacatgacccctgaacAAGTAGCCTGGCTGAAATTGCAGCAGGAGTTCTACGAAGAGAAACGGAGAAAGCAAGAGCAAGTTGTACAGCAGTGTTCCTTACAGGACATGATAGTTCACCAGCATGGACCACGAGGATTAGTTAGAGGCCCCCCACCTCCATATCAGATGACCCCAGGGGATGGCTGGGGACCTGGAGGCCCTGAACCCTTTCCTGAAAGCATAACAATGTCTCACTCACTACCTCCAAGAGGCATGGCCCCCCATCCCAATGTACCTAGCAGCCAGATGCGACTGCCTGGATTTTCTGGAATGATAAACCCTGACATAGAAGGTCCCAATGTCCCAAACACCACAGGTAGACCTGGGCTTTCAGGTGTTCCTTGGCCAGATGATGTGCCAAAAATTTCAGATGGCCGCAATTTTCCTCCTGGGCCGGGTGTGTTCAGTGGTCCTGGACGAGGAGAGAGGTTTCCAAATCCTCAAGGCTTGCCTGAAGATATATTCCAGCAGCAGTTAGCAGAAAAACAACTAGGACTTCCTTCTGGCATAAGCATAGAAGGAATTAGGCCTGGCATGGAGTTGAACCGGATGATTCCCCCTCAAAGACACATGGAGCCTGGCAATAACCCCCTCTTTCCACGTATGCCACTTGAGGGACCCATGAGCCCTTCTCGGGGGGAATTTCCAAAAGGAATACCACCTCAGATGGCAGCTAACAGAGAGTTGGAATTTGGGATAGGCCCCAGCAGCATGAAAGGGGATGTGAATCTGAATGTCAACATCACTTCCAATCCACCAATGTTACCTCAGAAAATGAGGGAAGCTGGAGTGGGTCCAGAAGAAATTATGAAGATGCGCCCAGGTATCTCAGAAATGCTCCCCGCTCAGCAAAAAATGGTTCCCTTGCCATTTGGTGATCATCCTCAACAGGACTATGGAATTGGCCCAAGACCTTTTCATCCTATGTCTCAGGGCCCAGGTGTTGGTCTCCGGAATCATAGAGAGCAAATAGGGCCTGACCAAAGGACTAACAATCGTCTTAGCCACATGCCACCACTACCTCTGAACCCCTCCAGTAACCCAAACAGCCTCAACACGACTCCTCCGGTTCAACGCAATCTTGGACGCAAACCCCTGGATGTCTCTGTTGGTGCCAGCCAAGTTCATTCTCCAGGCATAAATCCACTTAAATCCCCCACAATGCGCCAGGTTCAGTCTCCCATGCTGGGATCTCCTTCTGGAAACCTTAAGTCTCCCCAGACTCCATCACAGCTGGCGGGGATCCTTGCTGGTCCAACTACAGCAGCCGCAGCTGCTTCAATCAAATCTCCCCCAGTTATGGGTTCTGCTGCCGCTTCACCTGTCCATCTCAAATCTCCATCCCTCCCTGCACCTTCTCCTGGATGGACTTCATCTCCAAAGCCTCCATTGCAGAGCCCTGGAATCCCCCCAAACCACAAAGCATCTCTTGCTATGTCTTCACCAGCCATGATGGGAAATGTTGAATCAG GTGTTGCACCCCCTTcaacagttagtcagaatgctcCTGTGACTCTTTCTGGAAATCTTCCTTCCAGCAGTCCTTATACAATTCCTCCAGAACCCACCCTGTCTCAAAATCCTCTTTCTATTATGATGTCCCGGATGTCCAAGTTTGCTATGCCCAGTTCAACACCGCTCTATCAtgatgctatcaagactgtagCCTCATCAGATGATGACTCTCCTCCAGCACGGTCCCCAAATTTACCATCAATTAACAATCTTTCAG GAATGGGCATTAATCCCCAGAATCCTCGTGTTTCTGGTCCCAACCAAGCAGGCTCGATGGCAACTCTTAGCCCAATGGGAATGACACAGCCACTAACTCATAGTAATCAATTGCCCTCTCCAAATGCTATGGGAGCCAATATACCTCCTCATGGGGTTCCTGTAGGACCTGGTTTGATGTCACACAATCCAATGATGGGCCACAGTTCCCAAGACCCACCAATGGTACCTCAAGGACGCCTGGGCTTCCCACAGGGATTTCCTCCAGTACAATCTCCTCCCCAGCAGGTGCCATTTCCTCATAATGGTCCTAGTGGAGGACAAGGCAATTTCCCAGCTGGAATGAGCTTCCATGGGGAAGGACCTCTGGGGCGACCCACCAGCATGCCCCAAAGTTCAACCGATCCAGCACTTTGTAAGTCTGGAGGTCCAGGGGGACCAGACACTTTCACAGTTCTAGGAAACAATATGCCTTCAGTTTTCTCTGATCCAGAGCTACAAGAAGTGATTCGCCCTGGAGCCACTGGAATACCAGAATTTGACCTGTCCAGGATAATTCCATCTGAGAAGCCAAGCCAGACATTACAGTATTTCCCTCGTGGAGAAGTACCAGGCCGCAAACAGCCACAGAATGTTGGGCCTGGCTATTCTCATATACAGGGAATGATGGGAGAACAGAATCCAAGAATGGGGCTGGCATTACCTGGCATGGGAGTCCCTGGTGGCACACCTGATATTCCTCTTGGCACAGCATCCTCTATGCCAGGCCATAACCCTATGAGACCACCTGCCTTTCTGCAACAAGGAATGATGGGACCTCACCACCGGATGATGTCACCAGCACAAACAGCAATGCCTGGCCAACCCACCCTAATGAGCAACCCAGTAGGCATGATTCCAGGCAAGGATCGAGCTGCTGCTGGGCTATACAGCCATCCAGGACCTGTAGGTTCACCTGGTATGATGATGTCAATGCAGGGCATGATAGCACCTCAACAGAACATCATGATTCCTCCACAGATGAGGCCACGGGGCATGGCTGCTGATGTAGGAATGGGAGGATTTAGCCAAGGCCCTGGGAATCCAGGGAATATAATGTTTTAA
- the BCL9 gene encoding B-cell CLL/lymphoma 9 protein isoform X2, producing the protein MHSSNPKVRNSPSGNAQSSPKSKQEVMVRPPTVMSPSGNPQLDSKFSNQGKQGGSTGQSQPSPCDPKSGAHTPKVLPGQGGSMGLKNGAGNGSKGKGKRERSISADSFEQRDGGTPSDESEIKDLGSAEHTKSQDASHTTHSMVPSNSSVPRSSTPSHGQTTTSEPGSIQKTPSKVVYVFSTDMANKAAEAVLKGQVETIVSFHIQNISNKAERNSVSLNTQLPPLRNDTKPQVPSQLPTSQEQTPPQNAKMQQTPPIPVPAPAPKSTSSSCPVDQDNPGLESNVMPAGSPANSTPLQAEGFGQTSTPNNRAVSPVSQGSNSSTADPKGPNQQVSGGDPPNMGENPDGLSQEQLEHRERSLQTLRDIQRMLFPDEKEFAGGQTGGSQPNSAVLDGPQKKSEGPIQAMMAQSQSLGKGPGPRTEGGAAFGSQGHRDMPFSPDEVGPPSINSQSGPIGPDHLDHMTPEQVAWLKLQQEFYEEKRRKQEQVVQQCSLQDMIVHQHGPRGLVRGPPPPYQMTPGDGWGPGGPEPFPESITMSHSLPPRGMAPHPNVPSSQMRLPGFSGMINPDIEGPNVPNTTGRPGLSGVPWPDDVPKISDGRNFPPGPGVFSGPGRGERFPNPQGLPEDIFQQQLAEKQLGLPSGISIEGIRPGMELNRMIPPQRHMEPGNNPLFPRMPLEGPMSPSRGEFPKGIPPQMAANRELEFGIGPSSMKGDVNLNVNITSNPPMLPQKMREAGVGPEEIMKMRPGISEMLPAQQKMVPLPFGDHPQQDYGIGPRPFHPMSQGPGVGLRNHREQIGPDQRTNNRLSHMPPLPLNPSSNPNSLNTTPPVQRNLGRKPLDVSVGASQVHSPGINPLKSPTMRQVQSPMLGSPSGNLKSPQTPSQLAGILAGPTTAAAAASIKSPPVMGSAAASPVHLKSPSLPAPSPGWTSSPKPPLQSPGIPPNHKASLAMSSPAMMGNVESGMGINPQNPRVSGPNQAGSMATLSPMGMTQPLTHSNQLPSPNAMGANIPPHGVPVGPGLMSHNPMMGHSSQDPPMVPQGRLGFPQGFPPVQSPPQQVPFPHNGPSGGQGNFPAGMSFHGEGPLGRPTSMPQSSTDPALCKSGGPGGPDTFTVLGNNMPSVFSDPELQEVIRPGATGIPEFDLSRIIPSEKPSQTLQYFPRGEVPGRKQPQNVGPGYSHIQGMMGEQNPRMGLALPGMGVPGGTPDIPLGTASSMPGHNPMRPPAFLQQGMMGPHHRMMSPAQTAMPGQPTLMSNPVGMIPGKDRAAAGLYSHPGPVGSPGMMMSMQGMIAPQQNIMIPPQMRPRGMAADVGMGGFSQGPGNPGNIMF; encoded by the exons ATGCATTCCAGTAACCCCAAAGTGAGAAATTCCCCGTCAGGAAATGCCCAGAG TAGTCCTAAGTCAAAACAGGAGGTGATGGTCCGTCCCCCTACAGTGATGTCCCCATCCGGCAACCCGCAACTGGACTCTAAATTCTCCAATCAGGGTAAACAGGGGGGTTCAACAGGCCAATCCCAGCCTTCTCCATGTGATCCCAAGAGTGGGGCCCATACACCAAAAGTGCTTCCAGGACAAGGAGGAAGCATGGGGTTGAAGAATGGGGCTGGCAATGGgtcaaaagggaaaggaaagagagaaaggagcatTTCAGCCGACTCGTTTGAACAGAGAGACGGTGGAACTCCCAGTGATGAATCAGAAATCAAAG atCTCGGTTCTGCTGAACATACAAAATCACAAGATGCATCACATACAACACACTCCATGGTTCCGTCAAATAGTTCAGTTCCCCGGTCTTCCACCCCTTCCCATGGTCAAACTACAACTTCAGAACCAGGAAGCATACAGAAGACGCCATCCAAAGTGGTCTATGTTTTTTCAACAGACATGGCTAACAA GGCTGCGGAAGCTGTATTGAAGGGACAAGTAGAAACCATTGTCTCTTTTCACATTCAGAACATCTCTAACAAGGCAGAACGAAACAGTGTATCCTTG AACACTCAGCTTCCGCCTCTCCGAAATGACACAAAGCCTCAAGTTCCATCACAGCTGCCTACTTCTCAAGAACAAACTCCTCCCCAGAATGCAAAAATGCAGCAGACTCCTCCCATTCCAGTTCCAGCACCAGCACCTAAATCTACTAGTTCTTCTTGCCCTGTTGACCAAGACAATCCTGGCCTAGAAAGTAATGTGATGCCTGCAGGAAGTCCTGCTAACTCTACTCCTCTACAAGCTGAAGGATTTGGGCAAACTTCAACCCCCAATAATCGAGCAGTTAGTCCAGTTTCCCAAGGAAGTAATAGTTCCACTGCAGATCCTAAAGGTCCCAACCAGCAAGTATCTGGAGGAGATCCACCAAACATGGGTGAAAATCCAGATGGGCTATCCCAGGAACAACTGGAGCATAGAGAACGTTCGTTACAAACTTTGCGAGATATTCAGCGAATGCTTTTCCCAGATGAAAAAGAATTTGCTGGAGGCCAAACTGGGGGGTCCCAGCCAAATTCTGCAGTTCTGGATGGTCCCCAAAAGAAATCTGAAGGACCAATACAGGCAATGATGGCCCAATCTCAAAGTTTAGGTAAAGGGCCAGGACCCCGGACAGAAGGAGGGGCTGCATTTGGTTCCCAAGGGCACAGAGACATGCCATTTTCACCAGATGAAGTTGGACCACCATCCATTAATTCTCAATCTGGTCCTATTGGACCAGACCatctggatcacatgacccctgaacAAGTAGCCTGGCTGAAATTGCAGCAGGAGTTCTACGAAGAGAAACGGAGAAAGCAAGAGCAAGTTGTACAGCAGTGTTCCTTACAGGACATGATAGTTCACCAGCATGGACCACGAGGATTAGTTAGAGGCCCCCCACCTCCATATCAGATGACCCCAGGGGATGGCTGGGGACCTGGAGGCCCTGAACCCTTTCCTGAAAGCATAACAATGTCTCACTCACTACCTCCAAGAGGCATGGCCCCCCATCCCAATGTACCTAGCAGCCAGATGCGACTGCCTGGATTTTCTGGAATGATAAACCCTGACATAGAAGGTCCCAATGTCCCAAACACCACAGGTAGACCTGGGCTTTCAGGTGTTCCTTGGCCAGATGATGTGCCAAAAATTTCAGATGGCCGCAATTTTCCTCCTGGGCCGGGTGTGTTCAGTGGTCCTGGACGAGGAGAGAGGTTTCCAAATCCTCAAGGCTTGCCTGAAGATATATTCCAGCAGCAGTTAGCAGAAAAACAACTAGGACTTCCTTCTGGCATAAGCATAGAAGGAATTAGGCCTGGCATGGAGTTGAACCGGATGATTCCCCCTCAAAGACACATGGAGCCTGGCAATAACCCCCTCTTTCCACGTATGCCACTTGAGGGACCCATGAGCCCTTCTCGGGGGGAATTTCCAAAAGGAATACCACCTCAGATGGCAGCTAACAGAGAGTTGGAATTTGGGATAGGCCCCAGCAGCATGAAAGGGGATGTGAATCTGAATGTCAACATCACTTCCAATCCACCAATGTTACCTCAGAAAATGAGGGAAGCTGGAGTGGGTCCAGAAGAAATTATGAAGATGCGCCCAGGTATCTCAGAAATGCTCCCCGCTCAGCAAAAAATGGTTCCCTTGCCATTTGGTGATCATCCTCAACAGGACTATGGAATTGGCCCAAGACCTTTTCATCCTATGTCTCAGGGCCCAGGTGTTGGTCTCCGGAATCATAGAGAGCAAATAGGGCCTGACCAAAGGACTAACAATCGTCTTAGCCACATGCCACCACTACCTCTGAACCCCTCCAGTAACCCAAACAGCCTCAACACGACTCCTCCGGTTCAACGCAATCTTGGACGCAAACCCCTGGATGTCTCTGTTGGTGCCAGCCAAGTTCATTCTCCAGGCATAAATCCACTTAAATCCCCCACAATGCGCCAGGTTCAGTCTCCCATGCTGGGATCTCCTTCTGGAAACCTTAAGTCTCCCCAGACTCCATCACAGCTGGCGGGGATCCTTGCTGGTCCAACTACAGCAGCCGCAGCTGCTTCAATCAAATCTCCCCCAGTTATGGGTTCTGCTGCCGCTTCACCTGTCCATCTCAAATCTCCATCCCTCCCTGCACCTTCTCCTGGATGGACTTCATCTCCAAAGCCTCCATTGCAGAGCCCTGGAATCCCCCCAAACCACAAAGCATCTCTTGCTATGTCTTCACCAGCCATGATGGGAAATGTTGAATCAG GAATGGGCATTAATCCCCAGAATCCTCGTGTTTCTGGTCCCAACCAAGCAGGCTCGATGGCAACTCTTAGCCCAATGGGAATGACACAGCCACTAACTCATAGTAATCAATTGCCCTCTCCAAATGCTATGGGAGCCAATATACCTCCTCATGGGGTTCCTGTAGGACCTGGTTTGATGTCACACAATCCAATGATGGGCCACAGTTCCCAAGACCCACCAATGGTACCTCAAGGACGCCTGGGCTTCCCACAGGGATTTCCTCCAGTACAATCTCCTCCCCAGCAGGTGCCATTTCCTCATAATGGTCCTAGTGGAGGACAAGGCAATTTCCCAGCTGGAATGAGCTTCCATGGGGAAGGACCTCTGGGGCGACCCACCAGCATGCCCCAAAGTTCAACCGATCCAGCACTTTGTAAGTCTGGAGGTCCAGGGGGACCAGACACTTTCACAGTTCTAGGAAACAATATGCCTTCAGTTTTCTCTGATCCAGAGCTACAAGAAGTGATTCGCCCTGGAGCCACTGGAATACCAGAATTTGACCTGTCCAGGATAATTCCATCTGAGAAGCCAAGCCAGACATTACAGTATTTCCCTCGTGGAGAAGTACCAGGCCGCAAACAGCCACAGAATGTTGGGCCTGGCTATTCTCATATACAGGGAATGATGGGAGAACAGAATCCAAGAATGGGGCTGGCATTACCTGGCATGGGAGTCCCTGGTGGCACACCTGATATTCCTCTTGGCACAGCATCCTCTATGCCAGGCCATAACCCTATGAGACCACCTGCCTTTCTGCAACAAGGAATGATGGGACCTCACCACCGGATGATGTCACCAGCACAAACAGCAATGCCTGGCCAACCCACCCTAATGAGCAACCCAGTAGGCATGATTCCAGGCAAGGATCGAGCTGCTGCTGGGCTATACAGCCATCCAGGACCTGTAGGTTCACCTGGTATGATGATGTCAATGCAGGGCATGATAGCACCTCAACAGAACATCATGATTCCTCCACAGATGAGGCCACGGGGCATGGCTGCTGATGTAGGAATGGGAGGATTTAGCCAAGGCCCTGGGAATCCAGGGAATATAATGTTTTAA